A genomic segment from Variovorax paradoxus B4 encodes:
- a CDS encoding TRAP transporter small permease produces MEEHALERGGFSRQVLDASDFVLRCERRLLSGLMGLLIVLVLLNVVTRYGGVPLYWVDEASVYCVVWLTFIGASAMTRLRLDFAVTLLTDKLGEKAVRVAKATASGGVLLLGLALLAMCWLYMDPVGIVRWGFDAKEYAAESFNFLYTERTQTLNWPTWAIQLILPVFSLTLSLHALSNLIEDLGLQPRRTHTEFHVTNADAVN; encoded by the coding sequence ATGGAAGAACACGCCTTGGAACGCGGGGGCTTCTCCCGCCAGGTGCTCGATGCGTCCGACTTCGTGCTGCGCTGCGAACGCCGCCTGCTCTCGGGCCTGATGGGCCTGCTCATCGTGCTGGTGCTGTTGAACGTGGTCACGCGCTATGGCGGCGTGCCGCTCTACTGGGTCGACGAAGCTTCCGTCTATTGCGTGGTGTGGCTCACCTTCATCGGTGCCTCGGCGATGACGCGGCTGCGGCTGGACTTTGCAGTGACGCTGCTCACCGACAAGCTCGGCGAGAAGGCCGTGCGCGTCGCCAAGGCCACCGCCTCCGGGGGCGTGCTGCTGCTGGGTCTCGCGCTGCTGGCGATGTGCTGGCTCTACATGGACCCGGTGGGCATCGTGCGCTGGGGTTTCGATGCCAAGGAGTACGCGGCCGAATCCTTCAACTTTCTCTACACCGAGCGCACGCAGACGCTGAACTGGCCGACCTGGGCCATCCAGCTGATCCTGCCGGTCTTCTCGCTCACCCTCAGCCTGCATGCGCTGTCCAACCTCATCGAAGACCTCGGCCTGCAGCCCAGGCGCACGCACACCGAGTTCCATGTCACCAACGCAGACGCGGTGAACTGA
- a CDS encoding TRAP transporter large permease, whose translation MLTSLFFLAIMLVGVPIGACLCLAGIVYILNSGDTVLFQSFPVQMFGGVDSYSLIAIPLFILIGEIMNGGGITKRLVDLALAFIGSVKGGLAYVNILANMLVSSIIGSATAQVAIMSQIMVPEMEKQGYDKTFAAGITVYGGMLGPIIPPSVMFVVYSVLAQVAVGDMLIAGIIPGVILTVLFFIVIACMGLVYNYPRTEKRTIRQRLHTMLTACPTLLIPIVIVGSILGGFANPTEAAAVGAVAAVLVGRYVTKEFRFAMIPQILLKSAIYSAVVLFLVAAAAVFSWLLIYGKVPQATAAWIQTVAKDPIAFLLLVNLILLVIGTVIDGIPGLIMTVPILLPIATEIYGIDPRHFGVVVVINLVLGLMTPPVGLSFFVASAVTGAKPGKMFIVTLPFFLICCAALVLLSLFPSLSLALLK comes from the coding sequence ATGCTGACCTCCCTCTTCTTCCTCGCGATCATGCTGGTGGGCGTGCCGATCGGCGCCTGCCTGTGCCTTGCAGGCATCGTCTACATCCTCAACTCCGGCGACACGGTGCTGTTCCAGTCGTTCCCGGTGCAGATGTTCGGCGGCGTCGACAGCTACAGCCTCATTGCGATTCCGCTGTTCATCCTGATCGGCGAGATCATGAACGGCGGCGGCATCACGAAGCGGCTGGTCGACCTCGCGCTGGCCTTCATCGGCTCGGTGAAGGGCGGCCTCGCCTACGTGAACATCCTGGCCAACATGCTGGTGTCGTCGATCATCGGCTCGGCCACCGCGCAGGTCGCCATCATGAGCCAGATCATGGTGCCGGAGATGGAGAAGCAGGGCTACGACAAGACATTTGCGGCCGGCATCACGGTGTATGGCGGCATGCTGGGGCCGATCATTCCGCCCTCGGTGATGTTCGTGGTGTACAGCGTGCTCGCGCAGGTGGCGGTGGGCGACATGCTCATTGCCGGCATCATCCCCGGCGTGATCCTCACGGTGCTGTTCTTCATCGTGATTGCGTGCATGGGGCTGGTCTACAACTACCCGCGCACCGAGAAGCGCACCATCCGGCAGCGCCTGCACACGATGCTCACGGCCTGCCCGACGCTGCTGATCCCCATCGTGATCGTCGGCTCGATCCTCGGCGGCTTCGCCAACCCGACCGAGGCGGCCGCCGTGGGCGCGGTGGCCGCGGTGCTGGTGGGCCGCTACGTCACGAAGGAATTCCGCTTCGCGATGATTCCTCAGATCCTGCTGAAGTCGGCGATCTACTCGGCGGTGGTGCTGTTCCTGGTGGCCGCGGCGGCGGTGTTCTCGTGGCTGCTGATCTACGGCAAGGTGCCGCAAGCCACGGCCGCCTGGATCCAGACCGTGGCGAAAGACCCGATCGCGTTCCTGCTGCTGGTGAACCTGATCCTGCTGGTGATCGGCACCGTGATCGACGGCATTCCGGGGCTGATCATGACGGTGCCCATCCTGCTGCCCATTGCCACCGAGATCTACGGCATCGACCCGCGCCACTTCGGCGTGGTGGTGGTGATCAACCTCGTGCTGGGGCTGATGACGCCGCCCGTGGGCCTGAGCTTTTTCGTGGCCTCCGCCGTGACCGGCGCCAAGCCGGGAAAGATGTTCATCGTCACCCTGCCGTTCTTCCTGATCTGCTGCGCCGCACTGGTGCTGCTGTCGCTGTTCCCGAGCCTTTCGCTGGCCCTGCTCAAGTAG
- a CDS encoding TRAP transporter substrate-binding protein, which yields MSLSRRKFVQAAAGTAAASSALFGTVSRAAAAKEFRLGLITPAGHSWNRAALSFGEALKKATEGRLSATVFHSGQLGNESAMMQQLQSGALDMGWIQAAELGSRVASVAAINAPYLVRSTTNVASLVRTPAALKLLDVLPRETGTIGLGWGITGMRVVFATKPISTPTDLKGMKLRINPTPVYRDFYQLLGAAPTPIPTPAVFDAMSNGQVDGLEADIEFSWNQRFDRVAKTMLPMNALFMPFAPLVSGRIWQTLDGKDKALITDLVKQSLDAQIRDIVTTELGLIDKFKASGIAIKSDAGYNPAPIIAEFDKIWLPKAPQIAELRKIGAAL from the coding sequence ATGTCCCTCTCTCGCCGCAAATTCGTCCAGGCCGCAGCCGGTACCGCCGCCGCGTCGTCCGCCCTCTTCGGCACCGTGTCGCGCGCGGCGGCCGCCAAGGAATTCCGCCTCGGCCTCATCACGCCGGCCGGCCACTCGTGGAACCGCGCCGCGCTGAGCTTCGGCGAAGCGCTCAAGAAAGCCACCGAGGGCCGCCTGAGCGCCACGGTGTTCCATTCGGGCCAGCTCGGCAACGAGTCGGCCATGATGCAGCAGCTGCAGTCCGGCGCCCTGGACATGGGCTGGATCCAGGCGGCCGAACTCGGCTCGCGCGTGGCCAGCGTGGCGGCCATCAACGCCCCCTACCTCGTGCGCTCGACCACCAACGTGGCCTCGCTGGTACGCACGCCCGCCGCGCTGAAGCTGCTCGACGTGCTGCCGCGCGAGACCGGCACCATCGGCCTGGGCTGGGGCATCACCGGCATGCGCGTGGTGTTCGCGACCAAGCCCATCTCCACGCCCACCGACCTCAAGGGCATGAAGCTGCGCATCAACCCGACGCCGGTGTACCGCGACTTCTACCAGCTGCTCGGCGCCGCGCCCACGCCCATTCCGACGCCGGCCGTTTTCGACGCCATGTCGAACGGCCAGGTCGACGGGCTCGAAGCGGACATCGAGTTCTCGTGGAACCAGCGCTTCGACCGCGTGGCCAAGACGATGCTGCCGATGAACGCGCTGTTCATGCCCTTCGCCCCGCTGGTGTCGGGCCGCATCTGGCAGACGCTCGACGGCAAGGACAAGGCACTCATCACAGATCTGGTCAAGCAGTCGCTCGACGCACAGATCAGGGACATCGTGACCACCGAGCTCGGCCTGATCGACAAGTTCAAGGCCAGCGGCATCGCCATCAAGAGCGACGCCGGCTACAACCCCGCGCCGATCATCGCGGAGTTCGACAAGATCTGGCTGCCCAAGGCGCCGCAGATCGCAGAGCTGCGCAAGATCGGCGCGGCGCTCTGA
- a CDS encoding ABC transporter substrate-binding protein codes for MNKRQLLQSFLAASALSFGLSSALAQPTTPIKFQLDWRFEGPAALFLHPAAKGYFKAAGLDVTIDAGNGSGGTVTRVASGAYDMGFADLAALMEFHANNPDSPNKPVAVMMVYNNTPASVMALKKSGIAKPADLAGKKLGAPVFDAGRRAFPIFAKANNIGAVNWTAMDPTLRETMLIRGDIDAITGFTFTSLLNLEARGAKAADIVVLPYPDYGVKLYGNVIIASPKLIKENPEAVKKFLSAFAKGAKEVIANPAVAIESVKARDGIIDSKLETRRLQLAIDTVINSADARSEGFGTVNAGRMSLMASQVSDAFNTKTRVSPDAVWTAALLPPAAELNGVLRK; via the coding sequence ATGAACAAGCGCCAACTGCTCCAGTCCTTCCTCGCCGCCTCGGCCCTCAGCTTCGGCCTTTCCTCGGCCCTGGCCCAGCCCACGACGCCGATCAAGTTCCAGCTCGACTGGCGCTTCGAAGGACCGGCCGCCCTGTTCCTGCATCCTGCCGCCAAGGGCTACTTCAAGGCCGCAGGCCTCGACGTGACCATCGACGCGGGCAACGGCTCGGGCGGCACGGTCACGCGCGTGGCCTCGGGCGCCTACGACATGGGCTTTGCCGACCTCGCCGCGCTGATGGAATTCCACGCCAACAACCCCGACAGCCCCAACAAGCCGGTCGCGGTGATGATGGTCTACAACAACACGCCGGCCTCGGTCATGGCGCTCAAGAAGAGCGGCATTGCCAAGCCGGCCGACCTGGCCGGCAAGAAGCTCGGTGCGCCGGTGTTCGACGCGGGCCGCCGCGCGTTCCCGATCTTTGCCAAGGCCAACAACATCGGCGCGGTCAACTGGACCGCCATGGACCCGACGCTGCGCGAAACCATGCTGATCCGCGGCGACATCGACGCGATCACCGGCTTCACCTTCACCTCGCTGCTGAACCTGGAGGCGCGCGGCGCCAAGGCCGCCGACATCGTCGTGCTGCCCTACCCCGACTACGGCGTGAAGCTCTACGGCAACGTGATCATCGCGTCGCCCAAGCTCATCAAGGAGAACCCGGAAGCGGTGAAGAAATTCCTCTCGGCCTTTGCCAAGGGCGCGAAGGAAGTGATCGCCAATCCGGCGGTGGCCATCGAATCGGTCAAGGCGCGCGACGGCATCATCGACAGCAAGCTCGAAACCCGCCGCCTGCAGCTGGCCATCGACACCGTGATCAACAGCGCCGACGCGCGCAGCGAAGGCTTCGGCACGGTCAATGCCGGCCGCATGTCGCTGATGGCCTCGCAGGTGTCGGACGCATTCAACACCAAGACCCGCGTGAGCCCCGACGCCGTGTGGACCGCCGCGCTGCTGCCGCCCGCGGCCGAACTCAACGGCGTGCTGCGCAAGTGA
- a CDS encoding ABC transporter ATP-binding protein, which translates to MADASNAAAASFVDFQDVWLAYNEELLRENHFAVEAIDLKVKRGEFIAIVGPSGCGKSTFMKLTTGLKMPSMGKIRIDGQPVTGPLKISGMAFQAPSLLPWRTTVDNVLLPLEIVEPYRSNFKAKRKEYVERARKLLQKVGLAGYEDKFPWQLSGGMQQRASICRALIHEPKMLLLDEPFGALDAFTREELWCILRDLWTEQQFNVILVTHDLRESVFLADTVYVMSKSPGRFVVKREIELPRPRELELTYTKEFTDIVLELRGHIGAIRNTGISAAQTAAAVSH; encoded by the coding sequence ATGGCGGACGCATCGAACGCGGCCGCTGCTTCCTTCGTCGACTTCCAGGACGTCTGGCTCGCCTACAACGAAGAGCTCCTGCGCGAGAACCACTTCGCGGTCGAAGCCATCGACCTGAAGGTCAAGCGCGGGGAGTTCATTGCCATCGTCGGGCCTTCGGGCTGCGGCAAGTCGACCTTCATGAAGCTCACCACGGGCCTCAAGATGCCCTCGATGGGCAAGATCCGCATCGACGGCCAGCCTGTGACCGGGCCGCTCAAGATCTCGGGCATGGCCTTTCAGGCGCCTTCGCTGCTGCCGTGGCGCACCACGGTCGACAACGTGCTGCTGCCGCTCGAGATCGTCGAGCCTTATCGCTCGAACTTCAAGGCCAAGCGCAAGGAATACGTCGAGCGAGCGCGCAAGCTGCTGCAGAAGGTGGGCCTCGCGGGCTACGAGGACAAGTTCCCGTGGCAGCTCTCCGGCGGCATGCAGCAGCGCGCGAGCATCTGCCGCGCGCTCATCCACGAACCCAAGATGCTGCTGCTCGACGAGCCCTTCGGCGCGCTCGACGCCTTCACGCGCGAGGAGCTCTGGTGCATCCTGCGCGACCTCTGGACCGAGCAGCAGTTCAACGTCATCCTGGTGACGCACGACCTGCGCGAATCGGTGTTCCTGGCCGACACGGTGTACGTGATGAGCAAGAGCCCCGGCCGCTTCGTGGTCAAACGCGAGATCGAGCTGCCGCGCCCGCGCGAACTGGAGCTCACCTACACCAAGGAGTTCACCGACATCGTGCTGGAGCTGCGCGGCCACATCGGCGCCATCCGCAACACGGGCATCAGCGCGGCGCAAACGGCCGCTGCGGTGTCTCACTGA
- a CDS encoding ABC transporter permease: MKNTKQIERWSPWLLLVAVILLWQVICAGFGVSDFIFPSPLRIWTQFWEFKEIIAGHAWRTFWVTMAGFGLAIVVGVLLGFVIGSSRIAYAAIYPLMTAFNALPKAAFVPILVVWFGIGVGPAILTAFLISFFPIMVNIATGLATLEPELEDVLRVLGAKRWDVLMKIGLPRSMPYFFGSLKVAITLAFVGTTVSEMTAANEGIGYLLISAGSAMQMGLAFAGLMVVGAMAMLMYELFSVVEKHTTGWAHRGSQNQ; this comes from the coding sequence ATGAAGAACACCAAGCAAATCGAACGCTGGTCGCCCTGGCTGCTGCTCGTGGCCGTGATCCTGCTGTGGCAGGTGATCTGCGCGGGCTTCGGCGTCTCGGACTTCATCTTTCCGAGCCCGCTGCGCATCTGGACCCAGTTCTGGGAGTTCAAGGAAATCATCGCGGGCCATGCGTGGCGCACCTTCTGGGTCACGATGGCGGGCTTCGGCCTGGCCATTGTGGTGGGTGTGCTGCTGGGCTTCGTGATCGGGAGTTCGCGCATCGCCTATGCGGCGATCTATCCGCTGATGACGGCCTTCAACGCACTGCCCAAGGCAGCCTTCGTGCCCATCCTCGTGGTGTGGTTCGGCATTGGCGTGGGCCCGGCAATCCTCACGGCCTTTTTGATCAGCTTCTTCCCGATCATGGTCAACATCGCCACCGGCCTTGCCACGCTGGAGCCCGAGCTCGAAGACGTGCTGCGCGTGCTCGGCGCCAAGCGCTGGGACGTGCTCATGAAGATCGGCCTGCCGCGCTCCATGCCCTACTTCTTCGGCTCGCTCAAGGTGGCGATCACGCTGGCGTTCGTCGGCACCACGGTGAGCGAGATGACCGCGGCCAACGAAGGCATCGGCTACCTGCTCATTTCGGCCGGATCGGCCATGCAGATGGGCCTGGCCTTCGCGGGCCTGATGGTGGTGGGCGCGATGGCCATGCTGATGTACGAGCTTTTCAGCGTGGTCGAGAAGCACACGACCGGCTGGGCGCACCGCGGTTCGCAGAACCAATGA
- a CDS encoding nucleoside deaminase, with the protein MTRDQIIRALRRADEVARRAMAMGRHPFGAVLVAPDGETILAEQGNIDTVNHAEATLARHAAQNWPADYLWQCTLVTTFEPCAMCAGTGYWAHIGRIVYGAEESALLALTGDHPENPTLSLPCREVFARGQKKIEVIGPVPEVAEEMIATHRGFWESRGA; encoded by the coding sequence ATGACACGCGACCAGATCATCCGCGCGCTGCGACGCGCCGACGAGGTGGCCCGCCGCGCCATGGCCATGGGCCGCCATCCCTTCGGCGCAGTGCTCGTTGCGCCCGACGGCGAAACCATCCTGGCCGAGCAGGGCAACATCGACACGGTGAACCACGCCGAAGCCACGCTGGCGCGCCATGCCGCTCAGAACTGGCCGGCCGACTATTTGTGGCAATGCACCCTGGTGACGACCTTCGAGCCTTGCGCGATGTGTGCGGGCACCGGCTACTGGGCGCACATCGGCCGCATCGTCTACGGCGCGGAAGAAAGCGCCCTGCTCGCACTCACGGGCGACCACCCCGAGAACCCCACGCTGAGCCTGCCCTGCCGCGAAGTGTTCGCGCGCGGACAGAAGAAGATCGAGGTGATCGGCCCCGTGCCCGAAGTGGCGGAAGAAATGATCGCCACCCACCGCGGCTTCTGGGAAAGCCGCGGCGCATGA
- a CDS encoding ABC transporter substrate-binding protein encodes MQRRSLLHAAGATALVAATPFVRAQGSLQKFKFNLGWKIEASGAGFLLAQQRGYYKDAGLDVAIDTGNGSASAISLVGSGAYDCASADLATMIEFNVNNPGAGLKAVAIQYDLNPNAILVRKGGPIAKPADLAGKAILGQPFNASRKLFPAFAKAQGFDPSGVKWENVAPDIGDTRFVKGDFDASAYFFFTGLLNLKARGMGPEQITVFRFSDHGMKSYGNGLVANAKSMQEQGDAMKAFVKATTRGWIEAIADPKAGAAAIKAREPLASEEIEHERLKLIVDGTMKTPDTRSNGWGAASTARLQATIDETVGAFGLKSSPPVEQLWTERFLPPAADRKLKA; translated from the coding sequence ATGCAACGTCGTTCCCTCCTGCACGCGGCCGGCGCCACCGCCCTCGTCGCCGCCACGCCCTTCGTGCGCGCCCAGGGCTCGCTTCAGAAATTCAAGTTCAACCTCGGCTGGAAGATCGAAGCCTCCGGCGCCGGCTTCCTGCTCGCGCAGCAGCGCGGCTATTACAAGGACGCCGGGCTCGACGTGGCGATCGACACCGGCAACGGCTCGGCGTCGGCGATCAGCCTGGTCGGCAGCGGCGCCTACGACTGCGCGTCGGCCGACCTCGCGACCATGATCGAGTTCAACGTCAACAACCCGGGCGCCGGGCTCAAGGCCGTCGCGATCCAGTACGACCTGAATCCCAATGCGATCCTGGTGCGCAAGGGCGGGCCGATCGCCAAGCCGGCCGACCTGGCGGGCAAAGCCATCCTCGGCCAGCCCTTCAATGCTTCGCGCAAACTGTTTCCCGCCTTCGCCAAGGCGCAAGGCTTCGACCCGTCGGGCGTCAAGTGGGAGAACGTCGCGCCCGACATCGGCGACACGCGCTTCGTCAAGGGCGACTTCGACGCCTCGGCCTATTTCTTCTTCACCGGCCTGCTCAACCTCAAGGCCCGCGGCATGGGGCCGGAGCAGATCACGGTGTTCCGCTTTTCCGACCACGGCATGAAGTCGTACGGCAACGGCCTGGTGGCCAATGCGAAGAGCATGCAGGAGCAGGGCGATGCCATGAAGGCCTTCGTCAAGGCCACGACGCGCGGCTGGATCGAGGCGATCGCCGACCCGAAGGCGGGTGCCGCCGCCATCAAGGCGCGAGAGCCGCTGGCCAGCGAGGAGATCGAGCACGAGCGGCTGAAGCTGATCGTCGACGGCACCATGAAGACACCCGACACCCGCAGCAATGGCTGGGGCGCCGCCTCCACGGCGCGGCTGCAGGCCACGATCGACGAGACGGTCGGCGCCTTCGGCCTGAAGAGCAGCCCGCCGGTCGAGCAGCTCTGGACCGAGCGCTTTCTGCCGCCGGCGGCAGACCGCAAGCTCAAGGCCTGA
- a CDS encoding isopenicillin N synthase family dioxygenase, which translates to MSIPILDLQEALAPGGARSAAVAAQLRAAAMASGFFYVRNHGVSGELVARQFCVAHQLMALPQQRRQALSMQLSPTMRGFENIGAQTLDAAARPDLKESFYCGMAYPDDHPYVRAGYQTYGHNQWPSELPDAPAQCETYIRTMLGLSTRLMQLMALSLGLPEDYFDATSADPMVTLRMVRYPAHPVDADERTFGAGAHTDWGAITILAQDAHGGLEVCMPDGDWVPATPVEGCFVVNLGDMIPRWTNGLYHSNPHRVRNLHSGGAPRYSIPFFYEPGYFARIEAVPGTVPAGEAPRHAPCTAGEHLREMYRKTYGLKTGATDATSAASP; encoded by the coding sequence ATGTCGATCCCCATCCTCGACCTGCAGGAGGCGCTCGCGCCGGGCGGTGCGCGCAGCGCCGCGGTGGCGGCACAGCTGCGCGCCGCCGCCATGGCTTCGGGCTTCTTCTATGTGCGCAACCACGGCGTCAGCGGCGAGCTCGTGGCACGGCAGTTCTGCGTCGCGCACCAGCTGATGGCGCTCCCGCAGCAAAGGCGGCAGGCGCTGTCGATGCAGCTCTCGCCGACCATGCGCGGCTTCGAGAACATCGGCGCGCAGACGCTCGACGCCGCGGCCCGTCCCGACCTGAAGGAAAGCTTCTATTGCGGCATGGCCTACCCCGACGACCACCCCTACGTGCGCGCGGGCTACCAGACCTACGGCCACAACCAGTGGCCGAGCGAGCTGCCCGATGCGCCGGCGCAATGCGAGACCTACATCCGCACGATGCTCGGGCTCTCGACGCGACTGATGCAGCTCATGGCGCTGTCGCTGGGCCTGCCCGAGGACTACTTCGATGCGACCAGCGCGGACCCGATGGTCACGCTGCGCATGGTCCGCTACCCGGCCCATCCGGTGGATGCGGACGAACGCACCTTCGGCGCCGGCGCGCACACCGACTGGGGCGCCATCACCATCCTCGCGCAGGACGCGCATGGCGGCCTGGAAGTCTGCATGCCCGACGGCGACTGGGTCCCCGCAACGCCCGTCGAGGGCTGCTTCGTCGTCAACCTCGGCGACATGATCCCGCGCTGGACCAACGGCCTCTACCACTCCAACCCGCACCGCGTGCGCAACCTGCATTCGGGCGGAGCGCCGCGCTACTCGATTCCCTTCTTCTACGAACCCGGCTACTTCGCGCGCATCGAGGCCGTGCCGGGCACGGTGCCGGCCGGCGAAGCACCGCGCCATGCGCCCTGCACGGCGGGAGAGCACCTGCGCGAGATGTACCGCAAGACCTACGGACTGAAGACAGGCGCGACCGACGCAACTTCCGCGGCCAGTCCATGA
- a CDS encoding VOC family protein → MKLWFNLLCRDIESQMRFYAALLGWPEAVHSRSPIYRALQHEGVQFGFNAPPAYALLGLDERAPGTGAETVPPVTAYATFMLDTPSAVDAASAQAAALGGRVLKAPYATYYGQWQAVLADPEQHVFRVSSHTLPPGA, encoded by the coding sequence ATGAAGCTCTGGTTCAACCTGCTGTGCCGCGACATCGAGTCGCAGATGCGCTTCTACGCCGCGCTGCTCGGTTGGCCCGAGGCGGTGCACAGCCGTTCGCCGATCTACCGCGCGCTGCAGCACGAGGGCGTGCAGTTCGGCTTCAACGCACCGCCCGCCTATGCGCTGCTCGGCCTGGACGAGCGCGCACCCGGTACTGGTGCCGAAACGGTGCCGCCCGTCACGGCCTATGCCACCTTCATGCTCGACACGCCATCGGCCGTCGACGCCGCTTCGGCGCAGGCCGCGGCGCTCGGCGGCCGCGTGCTGAAGGCACCCTATGCCACCTATTACGGCCAGTGGCAGGCCGTGCTCGCCGATCCGGAGCAGCACGTGTTCCGGGTCAGCTCACACACCCTGCCGCCGGGTGCATAG
- a CDS encoding oxidoreductase-like domain-containing protein has translation MSLADKDLPLPIDLASAQALIEAVQSEALAQRLALRVPPPEPTTCCGRGCNGCVWEGWLAAVAYWRDEAALLLTGGACTDEQPS, from the coding sequence ATGTCCCTCGCAGACAAAGACCTGCCCCTGCCGATCGACCTTGCCAGCGCCCAGGCGCTGATCGAGGCCGTTCAGTCCGAAGCCTTGGCGCAGCGGCTCGCCCTGCGCGTGCCGCCGCCCGAGCCCACCACCTGCTGCGGGCGCGGCTGCAACGGCTGCGTGTGGGAAGGCTGGCTGGCCGCCGTGGCCTACTGGCGCGACGAGGCCGCGCTGCTGCTGACCGGCGGCGCGTGCACCGATGAACAACCGTCCTGA
- the lpxO gene encoding lipid A hydroxylase LpxO: protein MKWVILAIFALSALYVHFRGQVRHRFFRQLSDHSTFLAPLNAFMYIFSKVPSTPYLSPAQFPEMRVLEENWQVIREEALAMRNGGSIKASSQFNDVGFNSFFKSGWKRFYLKWYDEAHPSAAVLCPRTTELLKGIGTIKAAMFAELPPGSRLVRHRDPFAGSLRYHLGLWTPGVEGCYIDVDGQRYHWRDGEAVVFDETYIHYAENTTDHDRVILFCDIERPLKYRWASAVNRWFAKNLLAAASSPNEAGDKTGGINRAFKYIYQIRVIGKRLKAWDKRVYYLVKWSIFGGLALWIFW from the coding sequence ATGAAGTGGGTCATTCTTGCCATCTTCGCGCTCAGCGCGCTCTACGTTCATTTCCGCGGCCAGGTCCGGCATCGTTTCTTCAGACAGCTGTCTGATCACTCGACCTTCCTGGCGCCGCTGAACGCCTTCATGTACATCTTCTCGAAGGTGCCGAGCACGCCGTACCTGTCGCCCGCGCAGTTCCCCGAGATGCGCGTGCTCGAGGAGAACTGGCAGGTCATCCGCGAAGAGGCGCTCGCCATGCGCAACGGCGGCAGCATCAAGGCCTCGAGCCAGTTCAACGACGTGGGCTTCAACTCCTTCTTCAAGAGCGGCTGGAAGCGCTTCTACCTGAAGTGGTATGACGAGGCGCATCCGTCGGCGGCCGTGCTTTGCCCGCGCACCACCGAATTGCTCAAGGGCATCGGCACCATCAAGGCGGCGATGTTCGCCGAGCTGCCGCCAGGCAGCCGCCTCGTGCGCCACCGCGATCCCTTCGCCGGTTCGTTGCGCTACCACCTGGGCCTGTGGACACCGGGCGTCGAGGGCTGCTACATCGACGTGGACGGCCAGCGCTACCACTGGCGCGACGGCGAGGCCGTGGTGTTCGATGAAACCTACATCCACTACGCCGAGAACACGACCGACCACGACCGCGTGATCCTGTTCTGCGACATCGAGCGTCCGCTGAAGTACCGCTGGGCCAGCGCCGTGAACCGCTGGTTCGCCAAGAACCTGCTCGCTGCCGCCAGTTCGCCCAACGAGGCCGGCGACAAGACGGGCGGCATCAACCGCGCGTTCAAGTACATCTACCAGATCCGCGTGATCGGCAAGCGGCTCAAGGCCTGGGACAAGCGGGTGTACTACCTCGTGAAATGGTCGATCTTCGGCGGCCTGGCGCTCTGGATCTTCTGGTAG
- a CDS encoding NAD(P)-dependent oxidoreductase, translating to MSNKEVSVLGLGSMGIAIARLYLDQGYTVTVWNRTAEKADALVAKGAVRARSAAEAVRAARTAVMCVYDYRAAEAILAMDGVAAAMDGRLLVQLTTGSPRDALAAEAWAHRHGASHLEGAIQAAPDQMGQPDTPILMSGAQAAFREAEPLLKALGGGIVYLGEKASAAAAMDLATLSTIYGTLLGFMHGARIAEHEGFDVAEYGRVVAGIMPTFAAFLQHEGAVIQSGDFTVSQSPMRISVEATQRILQTAQEAGISTEFPAFAAGLFKRADAAGLGGEEIAALIKLLR from the coding sequence ATGAGCAACAAGGAAGTTTCCGTTCTGGGCCTGGGCTCGATGGGCATTGCCATCGCACGGCTTTATCTCGACCAGGGCTACACGGTCACGGTGTGGAACCGCACGGCGGAGAAAGCCGATGCGCTGGTCGCGAAGGGCGCGGTGCGGGCGCGCAGCGCAGCCGAGGCGGTGCGCGCCGCCAGGACGGCAGTGATGTGCGTCTACGACTACCGCGCCGCCGAGGCCATCCTCGCGATGGATGGCGTCGCGGCGGCGATGGATGGCCGCCTGCTGGTCCAGCTGACCACCGGCAGCCCCCGCGACGCGCTCGCGGCCGAGGCCTGGGCCCATCGGCATGGCGCCAGCCATCTCGAAGGCGCGATCCAGGCCGCTCCGGACCAGATGGGGCAGCCCGACACGCCGATCCTCATGTCGGGCGCACAAGCTGCTTTCCGCGAGGCCGAGCCGCTGCTGAAGGCGTTGGGCGGCGGCATCGTGTACCTGGGTGAGAAGGCCAGCGCCGCGGCGGCCATGGACCTGGCGACGCTTTCCACCATCTATGGCACGCTGCTCGGGTTCATGCATGGCGCGCGCATCGCCGAGCACGAGGGGTTCGACGTGGCCGAGTACGGCCGCGTCGTGGCCGGGATCATGCCGACCTTCGCCGCCTTCCTTCAGCACGAGGGCGCCGTGATCCAGTCCGGCGATTTCACGGTCTCGCAGAGTCCGATGCGCATCTCGGTCGAGGCGACGCAGCGCATACTGCAGACGGCACAGGAGGCGGGCATCAGCACCGAATTCCCGGCTTTCGCCGCGGGCCTTTTCAAGCGCGCCGATGCGGCGGGGCTCGGCGGCGAGGAGATCGCGGCGCTGATCAAGCTGCTGCGCTGA